Genomic window (Alnus glutinosa chromosome 9, dhAlnGlut1.1, whole genome shotgun sequence):
TTAAAAAGTTGATACCACAGTTGTGCTTCCCCTTCAAGGTGGAAAGCAGCTAATGATACTTTCTCCTCCTCTGCTGTATTCTGATACTCGAAGAATTGTTCCGCTCGACATATCCAACTAGTTGGATCTTCCGAGCCATTATAACGGGGAAAATTGAGCTTGGCGAACTTGGGCACAAATGAACCAGATTCTGTTCGTGAAGTACTACCCTTTACCCTGTTTCGTGCAGAGCTCCCCTCACCCTCCTGGTGATCTCCTTGCGTCTGCTGGTTCGTATTGGGTTTTGCCGCAAGCATCTCCTCCATCCGTTTGAGAATTCGTTCCTCCATGGAGCTTAACGCACCCAGTTCCTTCTCTATGCGTTCCAACCGCTGCTCCGTCATATCTTGaattggctctgataccaaattgtTGTGTGCTTGTGTTTGAGAGCGTGTTTGATGTTTGGTCATAGACAAAGCCTCGGAATAGAGCTTCCTTAGCCTACCTATGGTGGGGGATAAGGGGCATTCGAGGTACCCTGCCTCCTAAGGATCAATTGCAATAGTTGAGGATGAAATATTTGATAGCTTATTCATTGCCTCCTTAGGTTTAAATAGAATGCTTACATGAAAGGAAAAATACACGAATGGGAAAATGGGAAACAATCCTTTATTATTCTCCTACAATCCTTTATTATTCTCCTAATTTTCTACTGGGAAACAATCCCTTATTTTGGCCGCGATCAGCCACTTTCCTTCTTAGCCATGATGTGCAGCCCACGACTTTCCTTCCCGTGATTTATCTTGCCATGCAGACCACGACTTTCCTTCTTAGCTTCCTTAGTGTGCGGCACACGTAACAATACCCACCGATTAGGCTATGATTTGATCTTGTTTGAGGGAACACTATTTGTGTTTTTCCCATGTTTCATGTAATGTGCGTCCACGGTTAATataagttaaataaaaatagaaatttgggaatattaatataaaatagtaaaagcgGAATTGGTGATGTTTTGACAATTACATGTAATAGTAAGCAGAGATTAAAAGAATTTTAGGAGGAGGAAATGGTGAATTTTGGGCCAAAAATTGACTTGCTCCAAATATGGTTAGGTGTGTGCGCGTCGAAGAGAGCTttacaaatttgaaatattaattCTTAGCAAAAGTTATAATTGATTTAGTATTGATCACATGTTCAAAACTATGCCACCTCGTGCTTTCACGTGTCAACATTTCATGCTACCACATTTCAACTGCGATGCCACTTGTGTATCGATCAGTTGGTATGCCACCTCTAGCTTCTATGTGTCAACACCTCACTTATCCCCTTAAAGGtgacatgatttttaaaatcataattaaattaaaattcaataatgattaatcataaatacaatagttattttaaatagtaatgctatatataaaattcatacCCTACTCTTATTccctaaaaaaatgatgtggtttttaataTCACcattaattttgagattgatCATTATTAAGTTTTGATCTaacggtgattttaaaaattacatcatctatacattttttgtacatctctATACAACTAAGTTTCAAATTCAGTgatttaccattaaatttgtggacccaatgataaatttaaaaagaaatgtaaaactgtaaaagaaatatataaggGAAAGAAAAGATATCATTTCTCCTCTCCAAAAGAGCACTCATTTACCATGATAATTCCTTATATATAAATCTATATAAACAAACCCGGCTCTAAACCTCAAACTCTCACCCTGCTCGCTTGGCCACTGAAATGTCTCAGACCCTCATTCCACCGCCACCGTCACcgtattcttcttcttcaccaacCCTTTACTCGAAGCTCAAAATACCACAACCCACCAGCATAAGACCCGTCCGGAGCCAGCCCATGTTACATTCAGGCTCTAACAGTAGCCCAATGGACAATCCTAGATGGTCTCTCCGCGAAATGACCGCTCTTGTCACAGGAGGCACTCGCGGAATTGGGTATGTTCACACACAAAttatttaaagtattttttggtttttattctTCTCCCTTATGGTTTGTGAAAATTTGGAACTTGGTTTGATTTTCAGGCATGCAATTGTGGAGGAACTGGTGGGGCTTGGGGCGAGAGTGCACACGTGTTGTAGGAATGGGAGTGAGCTGGATGGGTGCTTGAGGGAATGGGAtagtttgggttttggggttaCTGGGTCGGTCTGTGATGTGTCAGTTCGAGCTCAGAGAGAGGAGCTCATGGGGACTGTGTCCTCCGTGTTTGATGGGAAGCTTAACATCCTCGTAAGTAAGCTCCTGCATTAAACATATTGATGTGTGTGTTTGAAGGTGTGTCTGTGTGTATTTGCATATGTATTAGGTTCTGTTTGTGTCCCCCTTTTGGGTTtaaatattgattaagtgatgAACTTCATATTTCCTATCAGTGTTGGCTGAGTTCGAGTTGAAATCCTCTCTTCAAAGTTAATTTGTGAaggggagtgttagaatattgattaagtGTTTAAATATACCATTTTATGTTAGCGTAGACTGTCCGGACAAGTGATAAAGCTAGTCACTTTTGAACTGCTTTCCTTGTTTACTGAACTGGAAATCTTACTTGTTTTGATTCGCAGATAAATAATGTTGGGACAAACATTCGGAAACCAGCGGTGGATTTCACGGCTGAGGAATTTTCTACTCTCATGACGACCAATTTTGAATCTGTTTTCCATATCTCCCAACTTGCTTATCAACTTTTGAAAGCATCGGGAGTGGGAAGTGTTGTGTTCATGTCCTCTGTATCGGGTTTTGTCTCACTGAAGTCTATGTCTGTTCAGAGTGCAACAAAAGGTAATATACCTGTCACATGAAAATATTCTTGCATGTTCCTATAAAGTTTGAACTTGAGgagcttataaaaaaaaaacctttttgtATGTGATTCCCAGGAGCAATTAATCAACTCACTAAAAGTTTGGCTTGTGAATGGGCGAAAGACAATATAAGAAGTAATGCTGTTGCACCCTGGTACATCAAAACCTCAATGGTGGAGCAGGTAATTCTTTTTTCACGGTGCTGATGTGATTATCAGTTGGATTGAGCTCGTCCACATTGTTATTTAACCAATAATGTTTTGCGACATCATGGCAGCAAGGGCTGTTAAACGACAAATGCTTCTTTTTCAAGTTGTTTGATCAATAACTTGAAAAGAAGCAttctttattagattttttttcttcttaattttcatCTAATGGGTTACAAAACTGAAATTTCTCTTCTAGTTTCCACATTTTCAAGTTTTgttcaaactcaagcttctcTGTCATCATAGCAACATACCTGCACCTTAATAAGTTCATAGTTTAGAATGTTAGGACTTGCACCGGGTGATGTGTGGCATGTAAAAGGTCGATATCTAATTCAGTACGAGAAGTCAAAGTTGatcttgaatttttctttaatcTAGGTGCTCAGCAACAAAAAATACCTAGAAGAGGTGTATTCTCGAACTCCCCTTCAGCGTCTTGGAGATCCAAACGAGGTCTCATCTCTTGTGGCATTCCTTTGCTTACCTGCATCATCCTACATCACTGGCCAGATTATTTGTGTTGATGGAGGGATGTCTGTAAATGGTTTCTACCCAAGACATGACTAGAAGTGGCGACTCAGCCatattctctattttctcttACTGTTCATTGACCCCTGTTGGTCTAATCTCCACTCAACATGACCTAGCTTGGTATTCCCCTCCTTGTCTTTTGTAGTATTGAAAGCAAaccttttattttctaattattgtACTTTTGTATTCCTCAAAGTAGAATCTTTTCCTCCTATCTCTAAGCCTTCTAATAGTTTATGAGCTGATTGTATTACTTTTCAACCATTCCCAGTTGTTTCATTAAACTGCAGCTTAAGTCAAGCTTAATGTATATAGTGCCAAAAACAAGTCCCATGTGTTGGCACATGAGACCCTCGTGGGACTTcgttcttatttttattattgtcatcttcctctctctgtttttttttgtcaaattgcaCATGCAGCATGTTAGGAGGCATTTCTTAGGTATATTTCAGCTCAAACAGGCAATGGAATAAGTATTGCTCTTTTCCTCAAATTTGACTGTTAGCAACTCCTATGTTTGAAGTAATGTTGTCTTATTAGATCACATATTTAATGGCTCGAAAATCTCCATAGCTATTTTGTGAGGCATTCCATTTCAATGCAATGAAAATATGGGCTTTGCAACAACAGCAAAATGACCGGAATAATCAGCCTGTTTGCCAAGGATAGTCTCATCATATCCTCCCACTTTGCCTTTAATTACATTCGACTTATAAACCTTATTATAATGGTTATTCGTTGGTTTCTTGTAGACAGTTGGCAGTTTCTTGTAGATGGCCGGCAGACGATAAGAGGAGTGGccttattttatttcatattcGAGCCTATCATTTTCCCTTTGAAAGAAATAGAActttaaacaaattattttgaGTCAATCATCGATTTTTTTGACTTGTCCACTTTGAATTATACACCAACTAATATTGTAAAAAGTGATGAACATTAGAATCAATAGAGGTGGGAGAGATAGACAGAGAGAGTGGACATCATGGCACAGGCAGGGAGCAGTTGCGGAGATGGCAGATGGTTGCTTCAGGGAATGACTGCTCTTGTAACTGGTGGAACAAAAGGaattggtctctctctctctctctctctagttaaTAAGTCTCATGGATAACTGTTTATGAAGAAGTCTGCCTCCATGGCGTAGGGTTAAACAACACTAATCTTATAAAATCCAATAAAAGCTTTTTACAAGGTTTTGTAATTGGGTCAGGCATGCTGTTGTGGAGGAATTGGCAGCGCTAGGGGCAAGAGTACATACATGCTCAAGGAATGAATCCCAGCTCACTGCATGCTTGCGTGATTGGGAGATGAAGGGTTTCCAAGTCACAGGTTCAGTTTGTGACGTGATGTATCCAGGTCAACGAGCCGAGCTGATGGACAAAGTCTCCTCGATGTTTAACAGGAAACTAAACATTCTTGTAAGTCGTGAATACACTCAATTCATTGTGTTCTACATAGCATTTTAGCTTACACACAAGATTGTACTGTAACATTGAAACATCAATGCCATTCTGGGACTAGAATAGAAGTGTGAGGTTATCCATAGAATTCATCAACTGCCCTCGAATGGGTTTATCAAGATGAAACAGAAAACTTGCTTCAATAGATTGCTAGTACCTTATGGTACTCCTCGTAATCCACATTAAGTGGGGAAGACGTAGGAGAAAGTAAATAGTTGGATCTTATAATAGGTTGATTCTAATTGGTTGTGATAAAAACGTTGTTCTCCTTCTATTCCTAAGGCAACTATGCAGACTGAAAGAATTTGAAGGGAAAAGATAATTTTGGATAACTTGTTCGAGAGAGGACTCATGATCCATAAGGAAGTCACTTTTCTTGAAAGATTAGAAATTCTTTCCTTGTATATTTTTAGCttgaacttatcaaaaaaaaaaaaaaatttagcttgAACTTAGCAGCTTCTTAGGtacaataaaacccaataaaacTAAGCTTATCTGTAACAATTTTCAAATACTTGTTTCTGCAAATGAGGTTTCCGCATATTAGAGCATTCAAATCTTCACTTACTGCATTGAATCTGTAACACACCCGGGTGTTACTTAAGgatatttcttgtaattttctaTAAAGAACAATGGATTCAATGGATGAAGGTTGTATTGAAAATCAATGGAGATGGAGAATTACAAGTATGATCTATTTCGAGGTAGATCGGGCCTCCCATTATCACTAATCTAATCTCTAAAACTAATACAAGAACTAATCACTTTACATGAGTATTTCATTACAGGAAGTAACCTTTTATACAATTCTCCTCAACCCAAACTAACTAACTAAATTGTAACCATCAGCCCACTTGCTCAGCCCAATTGCAGTAACCAATTCAACTACTAGCAGCCCATGTCCAACTACACTTAAACCTGTTACAGAATCATAGCGGATTCTGACATGAAGTAGCACCCAATTGTGTGACTCCATGTTATGTTATTTGGGCTTTATCAAATTTTATGGTTTCATGTATTTTAGACATTGTTTCACCGGCCTCCCTTTGTTAGATAACATGTAATCATATGACGCCAAAAATATGACTGTTTTCTGTTTGAGAAGATAATAGAAGGGTCATCCAGGGTTCAGGTGTATACAAATGGGAGTGGCTTTTGTGAATCCTCCAGAGTTCCTGATTCCTATTTTGCTTCTAGAAAAGTTGGAAGTTACTAGTTTTCATACGGAATggttttcttttaacttttaaaatcctGTTCTTCCTAACTTCTGGTTCTAGATAAACAATGTGGGAACGAACGACTGGAAACCGACTGTAGATTACACAGCTGAAGAATTCTTTACTTTTATGACTACCAATTTTGAATCCATGTACCATTTGTGCCAGCTGGCACATCCTCTTCTGAAAGCATCAGGAGTAGCTAgcatcatttttatttcttctgtTGCTGGTGTTGTGTCACTAAATCTTGGATCTATTTATGGAGCAAGTAAAGGTAATTTACTTATGCAATCTGCATTTTATTCATAGCTTTTGGCTTGTAATTTCTATATAGTGACTCTAAAGGCAGtgtattttgtctcttttttctttctcaatgtAGGAGCGATAAACCAACTTGCTAAAAGTTTGGCATGTGAGTGGGCGAAAGACAATATTAGGAGTAATTCTGTAGCCCCATGGTTCATCAGAACCCCCCTCGTTGAACCTGTAAGGCCATGACATCCTTCCACCATGCTTCTGCTTTTGGCTAGTTGGCATGACCATTGTTGAGTATATCTATTCATTTGTACCACATGCAAGCCATAGGTAGATTTAAAAGAGTAGAAATAGATATATACCATCCAACATTTACACTTGAAATAGATGTGAAAACTTTAAGCTACAAGTCCTGATTAGTTTAGGGTAAAATCATTCCTGAACAAGCTAGGATGTTACAGATATAGTGTTCGGAACTCAAAGGCAATCATCAGAAGAAGAATTAGGCCAAAAATTAGGATATGTTCTAGGGGAGGCCTTACCCTAACTGGTCTGTTAAAGTTTCCTTGCCTCCTTTTATGTCATTTTCTCATGTAAATAGGCGGCTGCTTTCCAAAATAAGAAGTATTAATGTACTATGATATATGAAAAGAAGGGATGCACTTATGAAATTCCTATTGAAGAGTTATAGTGTAGCGCCCCGCCTTTACTTAATGAaagatgaaattgaaaatctCCAATCTCCACTAAGCACTACTAACTCAACCTCAATATCATCTGAGTTCATATGTCTCAcatcggatttttttttttttttttataagataacCTCCATAGAACACATCAGAGTTTAAATGATGACTTCTATATTATACAGATTCGTACATTGTACTTTACATGATGGAACAATACTAGTCAAAAGTGCCACAAACAGCACATAAGTAGCTATACATCAAAAGTACTTAGAACATGTCTAACTATAGATACACTTCAAAAGATAgacattttctagatatttacAACAACTAAAGCACAAGAAAACTTTATCCATAATACCCTAGACAGACATATGGATCCTCTTCACCCACTTCTATACCTGCATCAACATCTATGTAATTGTGGTGTTGCCACATTTACATAGGCGGATTAATGAGTCCACGGTCTCAATAAGTATAAGGAGTTACTGAGCATTTTCAAATATGAGCCATCTTTTTAGAAAATGTCTCCAACATGGTGATTATAATAACAGCTACAATAGGTTtaccaaaaagaatcattttataTAATTCATAGCTGGTAAGATAAGCATTGTAGAGTTGTTtaataatacataataaaattcaCTTATCTTTTTAGTGACATTTCTTTCATATGTATGgctttatacatatatcaatatACATGGTACTTGCATCTCAtaaaatgtatataaatataaattaatgaacACTTCAATaatctcaaaacatataaatcacattattcattttataaaatgcattcttctctcatttttctctaaGAGACTCTTCTGGCTCATCCGGCTTTCTAAAGGACTTTAACCTTTCGTTTACGGCTATCAGGAGGCACCTTCGGCTGCTCGGTTAAACTCAGTTCATGAAAAACTTTATGATTTCTAATTTAATCTGGAAGTCCCCTTTGACTTCCACAATTAACCTAAGAACACCCTCAAACTTCTGGCTTCTCATTTAACTTGGAAGTCCCCTTCGGCTTCCACAGTTAACATAGGAAAACCTCTTAGTTTCTTATTTAACCTGGAAGGCCCCTTCGGCTTCCACAGTTAACATAGAAAACCTTCtagtttcttttattctcaTTAATCAAAGATGTGCAATAACATGTCTCTCTTAaagtcattcttttattttcataatcattatctttcatttcacaaattatttcaatacatgtaaaaataattaaaaacatataatCATGTTACTCATAAAATACTCAAGCTCATGTAAATTAAATAATCATATCTCAACACTTTATCAAATACTTCAATAAGTATAACAGTATCAATTCTCAGTATACTTACCACTTCGCAGACTATCTAAAAGCTCTTCTTGCCTTTAATAATTCACTGCAATTTATTGCGCACACGCGCGACAGTAGATTagtctaatattaattttaaaatgctaaTATCTAGACCATTGATTATTTCCCTTATTTTCTGTCTAAATATAGACATCATAACGACATATATTTAAAATGTCATAATGTCATTATGAACATGCTGCTAAGTTCACGCACACACCCAAGAAGTTCTACAATTTTAAATCCTGTACAGCTATCTatataagaataaataaatcctGTGGAAAAAATAGCAATGCTCTGCATAATTGCATTTGACACGTAGTTACAGCAAATTCACCAGCCTGTCTTGGATCATGCGATATGCCCTTGAACATGCATGCTGCTAAGTTCACGCACACACTCAAGAAGTTCTACAATTTTAAATCCTGTACAGCCATTAATGTCTCAACTTGTCTAACtttgaaaattcaaatttttgaaaagtcaataaatcattctttat
Coding sequences:
- the LOC133877778 gene encoding senescence-associated protein 13-like isoform X2: MVASGNDCSCNWWNKRNWHAVVEELAALGARVHTCSRNESQLTACLRDWEMKGFQVTGSVCDVMYPGQRAELMDKVSSMFNRKLNILINNVGTNDWKPTVDYTAEEFFTFMTTNFESMYHLCQLAHPLLKASGVASIIFISSVAGVVSLNLGSIYGASKGAINQLAKSLACEWAKDNIRSNSVAPWFIRTPLVEPVRP
- the LOC133877778 gene encoding tropinone reductase homolog At2g29260, chloroplastic-like isoform X1 gives rise to the protein MSQTLIPPPPSPYSSSSPTLYSKLKIPQPTSIRPVRSQPMLHSGSNSSPMDNPRWSLREMTALVTGGTRGIGHAIVEELVGLGARVHTCCRNGSELDGCLREWDSLGFGVTGSVCDVSVRAQREELMGTVSSVFDGKLNILINNVGTNIRKPAVDFTAEEFSTLMTTNFESVFHISQLAYQLLKASGVGSVVFMSSVSGFVSLKSMSVQSATKGAINQLTKSLACEWAKDNIRSNAVAPWYIKTSMVEQACCCGGIGSARGKSTYMLKE
- the LOC133877778 gene encoding senescence-associated protein 13-like isoform X3 gives rise to the protein MLLHPGTSKPQWWSRHAVVEELAALGARVHTCSRNESQLTACLRDWEMKGFQVTGSVCDVMYPGQRAELMDKVSSMFNRKLNILINNVGTNDWKPTVDYTAEEFFTFMTTNFESMYHLCQLAHPLLKASGVASIIFISSVAGVVSLNLGSIYGASKGAINQLAKSLACEWAKDNIRSNSVAPWFIRTPLVEPVRP
- the LOC133877778 gene encoding tropinone reductase homolog At2g29260, chloroplastic-like isoform X4, translating into MSQTLIPPPPSPYSSSSPTLYSKLKIPQPTSIRPVRSQPMLHSGSNSSPMDNPRWSLREMTALVTGGTRGIGHAIVEELVGLGARVHTCCRNGSELDGCLREWDSLGFGVTGSVCDVSVRAQREELMGTVSSVFDGKLNILINNVGTNIRKPAVDFTAEEFSTLMTTNFESVFHISQLAYQLLKASGVGSVVFMSSVSGFVSLKSMSVQSATKGAINQLTKSLACEWAKDNIRSNAVAPWYIKTSMVEQVLSNKKYLEEVYSRTPLQRLGDPNEVSSLVAFLCLPASSYITGQIICVDGGIWLLQGMTALVTGGTKGIGHAVVEELAALGARVHTCSRNESQLTACLRDWEMKGFQVTGSVCDVMYPGQRAELMDKVSSMFNRKLNILINNVGTNDWKPTVDYTAEEFFTFMTTNFESMYHLCQLAHPLLKASGVASIIFISSVAGVVSLNLGSIYGASKGAINQLAKSLACEWAKDNIRSNSVAPWFIRTPLVEPVRP